One segment of Manihot esculenta cultivar AM560-2 chromosome 4, M.esculenta_v8, whole genome shotgun sequence DNA contains the following:
- the LOC110612720 gene encoding uncharacterized protein LOC110612720 isoform X1 produces the protein MLQRQSSSSRAPDGEHFTTQPIQQQAIYSPRNLRVYTSGGRLPLYFRPYNPLRRDYRETLRARLASEKLVHLIPVVLLLCLFILWWFSYPAMFNKYFLLLKAVNLIIKDGKIVEVQPVEMPPPFR, from the exons ATGCTGCAGAGGCAGTCAAGTTCATCTCGTGCACCTGATGGAGAGCATTTTACTACGCAGCCAATACAGCAACAAGCCATATATTCTCCAAGAAATCTAAGGGTGTACACCTCCGGCGGTAGACTTCCTCTCTACTTCCGCCCTTATAATCCTTTAAGAAGAGATTATAGGGAGACTTTGCGTGCAAGATTAGCTTCTGAGAAGTTGGTCCATCTTATTCCTGTCGTTCTTTTGCTCTGCCTCTTCATTCTTTGGTGGTTCTCTTACCCAG CCATGttcaataaatattttctgCTTTTGAAAGCAGTTAACCTGATTATCAAGGATGGCAAGATTGTGGAAGTACAACCTGTTGAGATGCCACCTCCTTTTCGATAA
- the LOC110612720 gene encoding uncharacterized protein LOC110612720 isoform X2 encodes MLQRQSSSSRAPDGEHFTTQPIQQQAIYSPRNLRVYTSGGRLPLYFRPYNPLRRDYRETLRARLASEKLVHLIPVVLLLCLFILWWFSYPVNLIIKDGKIVEVQPVEMPPPFR; translated from the exons ATGCTGCAGAGGCAGTCAAGTTCATCTCGTGCACCTGATGGAGAGCATTTTACTACGCAGCCAATACAGCAACAAGCCATATATTCTCCAAGAAATCTAAGGGTGTACACCTCCGGCGGTAGACTTCCTCTCTACTTCCGCCCTTATAATCCTTTAAGAAGAGATTATAGGGAGACTTTGCGTGCAAGATTAGCTTCTGAGAAGTTGGTCCATCTTATTCCTGTCGTTCTTTTGCTCTGCCTCTTCATTCTTTGGTGGTTCTCTTACCCAG TTAACCTGATTATCAAGGATGGCAAGATTGTGGAAGTACAACCTGTTGAGATGCCACCTCCTTTTCGATAA
- the LOC110613641 gene encoding uncharacterized protein LOC110613641, with product MSSTQQRLPQSSGFRHTIFLFFVILAMLYVVYSSYLLLYKDRQCITKVDNLDFLTNMSTLFHLNDEQDQNSLEPILFPQKAQTYSTEVKHIVFGIAASANLWEKRKEYVKTWWRPRETRGIVWMDRKVRTRRNEGLPEIRVSKDTSKFKYTNRQGHRSAIRISRVVSEALRLGLKDVRWFVMGDDDTVFVVDNVVRILSKYDHRQFYYVGSSSESHLQNIYFSYSMAYGGGGFAISYPLALELAKMQENCIQRYPGLYGSDDRIQACMAELGVPLTKEPGFHQYDVYGNLLGLLGAHPVTPLASLHHLDVVEPIFPGMTRAKAVEHLFKSIRLDSGSIMQQSICYDSKRYWSISVSWGFVVQIWRGVVSPRELEIPTRTFLNWYRKADYKAYAFNTRPVTKHPCLKPFIFYMISSKYDRPKKQTVGVYYRHKSRAPYCRWRMESPEKIASVVVVKRPDLFRWQQSPRRDCCRVLPTNKTSTLYLWVGKCRRGEISELKQQ from the exons atgtcATCAACGCAGCAAAGATTGCCACAATCTTCAGGCTTCAGACATACTATTTTTTTGTTCTTTGTGATTCTTGCAATGCTTTATGTTGTCTACTCTTCCTATCTTCTCTTGTACAAGGATCGCCAATGCATAACAAAGGTAGACAATCTTGATTTCCTCACAAACATGTCCACATTATTTCATCTCAATGATGAACAAGATCAAAACTCTTTAGAACCTATTCTATTTCCTCAGAAGGCACAGACTTACAGTACAGAGGTGAAGCACATCGTTTTTGGGATTGCTGCTTCTGCAAACTTGTGGGAAAAGAGAAAGGAGTATGTGAAAACATGGTGGAGACCTAGAGAAACTAGAGGGATTGTTTGGATGGATAGGAAGGTAAGGACTAGAAGAAATGAAGGCTTGCCTGAGATAAGAGTCTCTAAAGACACCTCAAAGTTCAAGTACACCAACAGGCAAGGACATAGATCTGCAATCAGGATTTCAAGGGTGGTTTCAGAGGCATTGAGGCTTGGTTTGAAGGATGTGAGGTGGTTCGTTATGGGCGACGATGATACTGTGTTCGTTGTTGATAATGTTGTCAGGATCCTATCAAAATATGATCACAggcaattttattatgttggTAGCTCCTCAGAGAGTCACCTTCAGAATATATATTTCTCTTATTCTATGGCTTATGGGGGTGGTGGATTCGCGATTAGCTACCCGTTGGCACTAGAATTGGCTAAGATGCAAGAAAACTGTATCCAGAGATATCCTGGATTGTATGGCAGTGATGATAGAATCCAGGCTTGCATGGCTGAGCTTGGGGTGCCACTCACCAAGGAACCAGGGTTTCATCAG TATGATGTATATGGGAACCTTTTAGGCCTCCTGGGAGCCCACCCTGTGACTCCATTGGCATCACTGCATCACCTTGATGTAGTGGAGCCAATATTCCCAGGCATGACCAGAGCTAAAGCTGTCGAACACCTATTCAAATCCATCAGGCTTGATTCAGGTAGCATAATGCAGCAATCTATCTGCTATGACTCCAAAAGGTACTGGTCGATCTCAGTCTCATGGGGCTTTGTTGTTCAAATCTGGAGGGGAGTGGTCTCTCCTAGGGAGCTTGAGATACCAACAAGAACCTTTCTGAATTGGTATCGAAAAGCTGATTATAAGGCATATGCATTCAACACAAGGCCAGTCACAAAGCATCCATGTCTCAAGCCCTTTATCTTTTACATGATCAGTTCTAAATATGATCGACCTAAGAAACAAACAGTTGGGGTTTACTATCGCCATAAATCTCGTGCGCCTTATTGCCGGTGGAGAATGGAATCCCCAGAAAAAATTGCTTCTGTTGTAGTAGTGAAGAGGCCAGATCTTTTTCGTTGGCAGCAG TCACCGAGAAGGGATTGTTGCAGAGTTCTGCCAACAAATAAAACTTCAACTTTGTACTTGTGGGTAGGCAAATGCAGAAGGGGTGAGATTAGTGAATTGAAGCAGCAATAA
- the LOC110613251 gene encoding laccase-17, which translates to MGASLFTKSSFLGACLFSFFTFCLLLDPALCITRHYKFHIKLKNVTRLCHTKSLVTVNGKFPGPRITAREGDQLLIKVVNHVQNNISLHWHGIRQLQSGWADGPAYITQCPIQTAQTYVYNYTIIGQRGTLWWHAHVSWLRSTLYGPIIILPKIGVPYPFAKPYKEVPIIFGEWFNADTEAIINQALQTGGGPNVSEAYTINGLPGPLYNCSAKDTFKLKVKPGKTYMLRLINAALNDELFFSIANHTLTVVEVDAVYVKPFETETVLITPGQTTNVLLKTKPNFPNATFFMTARPYVTGLGTFDNSTVAGILQYEASLSLSIKHLPLFKPALPPLNDTAYATNFTNKLRSLASANFPANVPQKVDKQFFFTVGLGTNPCPQNQTCQGPNGTMFAASVNNVSFEMPTTALLQSHFFSQSQGVYTSDFPVIPIIRFNYTGNPPNNTMVSNGTKVVVLNFNTSVELIMQDTSILGAESHPLHLHGFNFYVVGQGFGNFDRNKDPAKFNLVDPVERNTVGVPSGGWVAIRFLADNPGVWFMHCHLEVHTSWGLKMAWVVLDGKLPNQKLLPPPADLPKC; encoded by the exons ATGGGTGCTTCTCTTTTTACAAAATCATCATTTCTCGGAGCTTGTCTCTTCTCATTCTTCACTTTCTGTCTCCTTCTTGATCCTGCCCTTTGCATAACCAGGCACTACAAGTTTCAT ATCAAGTTGAAAAATGTGACTCGGCTGTGCCACACCAAGAGCTTAGTCACTGTAAATGGGAAGTTTCCTGGACCTCGCATTACAGCTAGGGAAGGTGACCAGCTTCTTATAAAAGTGGTGAACCATGTTCAAAACAACATCTCCCTTCATTG GCATGGGATTAGGCAGCTTCAAAGTGGGTGGGCTGATGGACCAGCTTACATAACTCAATGCCCCATTCAAACTGCCCAGACCTATGTTTACAATTATACAATTATTGGGCAAAGAGGCACTCTTTGGTGGCACGCCCATGTCTCCTGGCTAAGATCAACTCTTTATGGTCCTATTATCATTCTCCCCAAGATTGGTGTTCCTTACCCATTTGCTAAGCCTTACAAGGAAGTCCCCATCATCTTTG GAGAATGGTTTAATGCAGATACTGAAGCAATCATTAACCAAGCCTTACAAACAGGTGGAGGTCCAAATGTCTCTGAGGCCTACACCATCAATGGGCTTCCAGGGCCATTATACAACTGCTCTGCCAAAG ATACATTTAAGCTGAAGGTGAAGCCTGGCAAGACTTACATGCTCCGGCTAATTAACGCAGCTCTCAACGACGAGCTCTTCTTCAGTATAGCGAACCACACACTCACAGTCGTCGAAGTCGATGCTGTCTATGTTAAACCTTTTGAAACTGAGACAGTATTGATTACACCAGGACAAACTACTAATGTTCTTCTTAAGACCAAACCCAATTTCCCTAATGCCACATTTTTCATGACTGCTAGACCTTATGTGACAGGCCTAGGAACTTTTGACAATTCAACTGTGGCAGGCATTTTACAATATGAAGCATCACTCAGTCTTTCTATCAAACACCTTCCGCTCTTTAAACCAGCACTGCCTCCTCTCAATGACACTGCCTATGCAACAAACTTCACAAACAAACTTCGTAGCTTGGCAAGTGCAAATTTCCCAGCCAATGTGCCTCAAAAGGTTGACAAGCAATTTTTCTTCACAGTAGGCCTAGGGACAAATCCTTGCCCACAAAACCAAACCTGCCAAGGACCAAATGGGACCATGTTTGCTGCCTCAGTTAACAATGTATCCTTTGAAATGCCAACCACAGCTCTTCTCCAATCACACTTTTTCAGCCAATCACAGGGAGTTTATACTTCTGATTTCCCAGTTATTCCAATAATACGCTTTAACTACACTGGTAATCCACCTAATAATACTATGGTCAGCAATGGGACTAAGGTGGTGGTTCTTAATTTTAACACAAGTGTGGAGCTAATTATGCAGGACACTAGCATTCTTGGTGCAGAGAGTCACCCTCTTCACTTGCATGGATTCAATTTCTACGTTGTTGGTCAAGGTTTTGGGAATTTTGATAGAAATAAAGACCCTGCAAAATTCAATCTTGTTGATCCTGTTGAGAGGAACACTGTGGGTGTTCCCTCTGGTGGGTGGGTTGCCATCAGATTCCTTGCAGACAACCCAG GGGTATGGTTCATGCATTGCCATCTAGAAGTACACACAAGCTGGGGATTGAAGATGGCTTGGGTTGTGTTGGATGGAAAGCTTCCCAATCAGAAGTTGCTTCCTCCACCTGCTGATCTTCCCAAGTGTTGA